A single window of Nasonia vitripennis strain AsymCx chromosome 4, Nvit_psr_1.1, whole genome shotgun sequence DNA harbors:
- the LOC100121434 gene encoding cadherin-87A, whose translation MDKKPTTGFHWYMGKVGRSPLLAALLLLATCVAGNNVNEPPIFDGSGYPMGWTLNEATPVGTKVFTLKGHDPEGSPVKYGVQLTDKFVVDQRTGVMTLAKPLDREEADTIRFRVTLEDSVPQGQQPNIVGVEAHVIVLDENDNPPQFLGVPYEAVVAEDSPPGTTILPAIRVTDPDLLGENIQVTCIPQPQFPDACTKFGIVNIERSQDTYIGALVLQQPLDYKERPFYQLLLQASDGSNSNSTGVEIKVTDIQNSPPEFLDSLTGVVKEDDPIGTLVMTVKARDGDRGMPRKIVYELVTNPFDYFLLDAETGELRTAKPLDREALENSTGVLSFRVKAREVVDGTPGSDPSTVSVAEATVTIKDVNDEPPSFNRKEYSISIPENIADGTPLPHLEMMVRDPDVGLNSVFSLRLEDITGAFTVEPSQATGSTSVNIRVTNGSLDYENPNQRKFIILVVAEEVHTNPKLSSTATVTVGITDVNDNAPSFSNPSYTALVSETAGPGTPITTITAKDRDSGRFGAAGIIYQLIGKGSEHFNVDKKTGSITVAACPTPGTSPCLDFEEQSEYFLNYKATDDNGKGQTTSVSLRLSLADANDSPPKFQHKKYRAVIDEGAEKFEPPLRVQARDRDKTSKITYSIVEGNKMGIFRIDSDSGEITIAKRAPVDMSNSTNGGDSISLTVQASDGTFSDKALISITVRDVNNNAPAFAHDLYTASIPELSPVGTVVEELTATDADSGINAELVYRIQKGGFNDFAVNETSGAVFVSRKLDYDQRNTYHVEVIAFDKGSPSLTGTTTLMINVENSNDKPPYFSPGTQRAEVTEDTAIGTVFTTLKAIDPDSTDPEALNFAISEPITAIDRNGQRVNDSTTAFKDFFAVDRKTGQVSVVKSLDRDIAATVSLTLVVTDTSAPTLQQGKGNLVVTIIDVNHFAPEFARPWTREDPKYSIEMQEEQPTGAIVGAFTATDADNNIAGYAIEPPSPYFHINNVTGIVRTSQIIDYEETKQLEFTVVAYDTGVPQLSTSAKVTVTIINVNDEDPKFEHKSYNATVKENSQPGTRVTVVKAIDADEGPFGEVTYSLIGEHASDFNIGHETGEITVGGATVLDREIIPEITISVMASDNAPMNSRRSTSVPVVIKLVDVNDNRPIFTQHSYRASVAENLSVNPPAPILQVRAVDNDEGVNGEVWYKIIKGNENGSFALNPETGILYPAVSLLGRAQSYKIKVEARDMAGKGPHFDTCNIYVRVIPVNQHKPEFIMPELPNATVEVPENGGEPNYLVMTVKAIDRDSGDNGKVSYHMKVGNRNVQETEEFSINQETGELRAKIILDRETKNKFELVLVAADHGSPTAYETLRLLTVLLIDTNDNVPEFYEEYNFNVPENRPKDYYVGKVTAEDKDEGRHAKVYYYIKAGNADRAFYIDKSDGSIYTNRSFDREKRDSYLLTILAANDPDIYVDPKDTDHSRKNLEHGYVNVTIKILDENDNPPAFERSAYFAGVNSMANINELVTKVTASDADLGDNGTLQYYVASANLYKYGSDKPSGSIVPSPFNVTQDGKLVTSGYMAEYNQDRFIVEIVAKEIASPERFAVTKVHVWVFEPCQLIRVILSRPPEEVNREKDEIILELSNATQSRVVVDDIRYHVDSSGHIRREWCDMYLHVVDPKTQTISPIPQVLKLIDSKYDFLKDYYTGFAIENVVPAYVGVQEESFDIALAALIALLVVLLVGAVTVTVVCCCLKHWVISVPNDIRKKDGLIKKQIIDELNTTENPLWIEQKLKLYEEQELTMQVFSEPEAGLSTERRGSNMSLAMGDTSQDNTYATIQHPLPSNRHRSSTPDYTTLPGNRNMYESAMGFQGSTFQPVTLSQLTLDNDGQPQFVSGLV comes from the exons ATGGATAAGAAGCCGACGACGGGATTCCACTG GTACATGGGGAAAGTTGGAAGGAGCCCACTGCTGGccgcactgctgctgctggctacGTGTGTCG CCGGTAACAATGTGAACGAGCCGCCGATATTCGACGGTTCGGGCTACCCGATGGGTTGGACTCTGAACGAGGCGACACCAGTGGGCACTAAGGTCTTCACCCTGAAAGGACACGATCCCGAGGGCTCGCCGGTTAAGTACGGCGTACAGCTGACCGATAAATTTGTGGTCGATCAGCGCACCGGTGTCATGACCCTGGCCAAACCGCTCGACCGCGAG GAGGCGGACACGATAAGATTCCGAGTGACGCTGGAGGACTCGGTGCCGCAGGGCCAGCAGCCGAACATCGTCGGGGTGGAGGCGCACGTGATAGTGCTCGACGAGAACGACAACCCGCCGCAATTCCTCGGCGTTCCGTACGAGGCGGTGGTCGCCGAGGACTCGCCCCCGGGCACAACCATACTCCCGGCCATACGGGTCACGGATCCCGATCTGCTCGGCGAGAATATTCAAGTCACCTGCATACCCCAGCCTCAG TTCCCCGACGCTTGCACCAAATTCGGCATTGTCAACATCGAGAGGAGCCAAGACACTTACATCGGGGCACTCGTACTCCAGCAGCCATTGGACTACAAAGAGCGACCTTTCTACCAACTTCTACTCCAGGCGAGC GacggcagcaacagcaacagcaccGGAGTCGAGATCAAAGTCACCGACATTCAGAACAGTCCGCCCGAGTTCTTGGACTCGCTGACCGGAGTCGTCAAGGAGGACGACCCAATCGGCACACTGGTGATGACTGTCAAAGCGAGGGACGGCGACCGCGGAATGCCGAGGAAAATCGTCTACGAACTCGTCACCA aTCCATTCGACTACTTCCTGCTGGACGCGGAGACGGGCGAGTTGCGCACAGCCAAGCCTTTGGACCGAGAAGCTCTGGAGAATTCGACGGGTGTGCTGAGTTTCCGGGTTAAGGCTCGGGAGGTCGTCGATGGAACTCCGGGCAGCGATCCCTCGACAGTGTCGGTAGCCGAGGCTACGGTCACCATCAAGGACGTCAACGACGAGCCGCCGAGTTTCAACCGCAAGGAGTACAGCATCTCCATACCGGAGAACATCGCCGACGGCACACCCCTGCCGCATCTCGAGATGATGGTTCGCGATCCCGACGTT GGTTTGAATTCGGTATTCTCTTTGCGACTGGAGGATATTACCGGCGCTTTTACCGTCGAGCCGAGCCAAGCAACAGGCAGCACATCTGTGAATATTCGAGTGACTAATGGCTCGCTGGATTACGAAAATCCTAATCAAAGAAAGTTCATTATCCTG GTGGTCGCCGAGGAAGTTCATACAAATCCGAAGCTCTCATCGACCGCGACAGTCACGGTTGGTATAACGGATGTCAATGACAATGCGCCGTCTTTCTCCAACCCCTCGTACACGGCCCTCGTCTCGGAAACTGCTGGACCGGGCACTCCGATAACTACCATCACGGCCAAAGATCGCGACAGTGGCCG GTTCGGCGCCGCCGGAATAATTTACCAGCTGATTGGCAAGGGATCCGAGCACTTCAACGTCGACAAGAAAACGGGGAGCATCACCGTCGCAGCCTGTCCTACTCCGGGGACGTCGCCCTGCCTCGATTTCGAGGAGCAGAGCGAGTACTTCCTGAATTACAAG GCGACGGACGACAACGGCAAGGGTCAAACAACGAGCGTGTCCCTGCGATTAAGTCTCGCGGACGCGAACGACAGTCCGCCCAAGTTCCAGCACAAGAAGTACCGAGCGGTGATCGACGAGGGGGCCGAGAAGTTCGAGCCCCCGCTTCGGGTGCAGGCGCGCGATCGCGACAAGACCTCGAAAATCACTTACTCCATCGTCGAGGGCAACAAGATGGGTATCTTCAGAATCGACTCGGACTCGGGCGAGATCACGATTGCCAAGCGCGCCCCCGTCGACATGAGCAACTCCACCAACGGCGGCGATTCCATCTCACTGACTGTGCAGGCGAGCGACGGAACTTTCAGCGATAAAGCCCTCATCAGCATCACCGTAAGAGACGTCAACAACAATGCGCCCGCCTTCGCCCACGATCTATACACCGCCAGCATACCCGAACTTTCTCCCGTTG GTACGGTCGTCGAGGAGCTGACCGCCACCGACGCCGACAGCGGTATCAACGCCGAGCTCGTCTACAGGATTCAGAAGGGAGGCTTCAACGATTTCGCCGTGAACGAAACGAGTGGCGCAGTCTTCGTATCGCGTAAATTGGATTACGACCAGCGAAACACTTACCACGTCGAGGTCATAGCGTTCGATAAGG GATCGCCCAGTCTCACCGGCACAACGACACTGATGATTAACGTGGAAAACAGCAACGACAAGCCGCCGTACTTCAGCCCGGGAACTCAGCGAGCGGAAGTGACGGAGGACACGGCTATAGGTACGGTCTTCACTACCCTGAAAGCAATCGATCCCGACAGCACGGATCCCGAGGCGCTGAATTTCGCCATTTCCGAGCCGATCACGGCGATAGACAGGAACGGCCAGCGTGTCAACGACAGCACCACTGCTTTCAAGGACTTCTTCGCCGTCGACCGGAAGACCGGACAGGTGTCGGTGGTCAAGAGCTTGGATCGAGATATCGCCGCGACTGTCAGCCTCACACTCGTCGTCACCGATACTTCCGCGCCCACTCTGCAACAGGGAAAAG GCAATTTGGTCGTGACGATCATCGACGTGAATCATTTTGCACCGGAATTCGCTCGACCGTGGACTCGCGAGGATCCaaagtactcgatagaaatgCAAGAAGAGCAACCAACTGGAGCAATCGTCGGGGCATTCACAGCGACGGATGCAGATAATAACATTGCTGGCTATGCAATTGAACCGCCCAGTCCTTACTTTCACATAAACAACGTCACTG GCATCGTTCGTACAAGTCAAATCATCGATTACGAAGAAACTAAGCAGCTGGAGTTCACCGTCGTCGCTTACGATACGGGAGTTCCTCAACTTTCGACTTCCGCGAAAGTCACGGTGACCATTATCAATGTCAATGATGAGGATCCAAAGTTCGAGCACAAATCCTACAACGCGACCGTTAAGGAGAACTCACAGCCCGGCACTCGTGTGACGGTTGTAAAGGCCATTGATGCCGACGAAGGTCCTTTCGGCGAAGTAACCTACAGTTTAATCGGAGAGCATGCATCCGATTTCAATATCG GCCATGAAACTGGAGAAATCACGGTGGGAGGAGCAACAGTTCTGGATCGCGAAATTATACCGGAAATAACGATATCTGTTATGGCGAGTGACAACGCTCCAATGAATTCTAGACGATCGACATCAGTTCCTGTTGTTATAAAACTCGTAGACGTTAATGATAATCGACCCATTTTCACGCAACATAGTTATCGCGCATCGGTGGCTGAGAACCTGTCCGTCAATCCTCCAGCTCCCATTCTACAG GTTCGAGCTGTCGATAACGATGAAGGCGTTAATGGAGAAGTGTGGTACAAAATAATCAAAGGTAACGAAAATGGCTCGTTCGCTCTTAACCCAGAAACCGGAATTCTGTACCCGGCAGTCTCGCTTTTGGGGAGAGCGCAATCTTACAAGATCAAAGTCGAAGCCAGAGACATGGCTGGCAAGGGACCTCATTTTGATACGTGCAACATCTACGTGCGCGTCATTCCTGTAAATCAGCATAAACCGGAATTCATCATGCCCGAGTTGCCAAACGCTACAGTTGAAGTTCCTGAA aatGGTGGAGAGCCAAATTACTTAGTAATGACCGTAAAAGCTATCGATAGAGACTCCGGAGATAACGGTAAAGTTAGCTATCACATGAAAGTGGGTAATCGAAATGTTCAAGAAACCGAGGAGTTTTCAATCAATCAAGAGACTGGAGAGCTTCGAGCAAAAATAATTCTTGATCGTGAAACCAAGAATAAATTTGAGCTTGTGCTCGTGGCCGCTGATCATGGAAGTCCTACGGCTTACGAAACTCTACGTCTTTTGACCGTCCTCCTCATCGATACAAATGACAACGTCCCTGAATTTTATGAGGAATATAATTTTAACGTCCCAGAAAACCGTCCTAAAGACTATTACGTAGGAAAAGTCACTGCCGAGGACAAGGATGAAGGAAGGCACGCCAAAgtatattattacataaaagCTG GAAACGCCGACCGAGCCTTCTACATCGACAAGTCAGACGGTAGCATCTACACGAATCGTTCGTTCGATCGCGAAAAGCGTGACAGCTATCTCCTGACGATCCTCGCAGCCAATGATCCCGATATTTACGTCGATCCAAAGGACACCGATCACTCGCGCAAGAATCTGGAGCACGGTTACGTCAACGTCACGATAAAGATCTTGGACGAGAACGACAATCCGCCAGCTTTCGAGAGGAGCGCCTACTTCGCCGGCGTAAACTCAATGGCTAACATAAACGAGCTCGTGACCAAAGTCACCGCATCTGATGCAGATCTTGGCGATAACGGCACCCTCCAGTATTACGTGGCTAGTGCGAATCTTTATAAATATGGTTCCGACAAACCGAGTGGTTCGATAGTCCCGAGTCCCTTCAATGTCACTCAGGACGGAAAGCTGGTGACGAGCGGTTATATGGCGGAATATAATCAGGATCGTTTTATCGTGGAGATCGTTGCTAAGGAGATTGCTTCGCCTGAACGATTTGCTGTGACCAAAGTTCAC gtgtGGGTCTTTGAACCGTGTCAACTTATCCGAGTAATTCTGTCGAGGCCGCCGGAAGAAGTGAATCGAGAAAAGGACGAAATTATTTTGGAGCTGTCGAACGCTACTCAAAGTCGTGTGGTAGTAGACGATATTCGATACCACGTCGACTCGTCTGGTCATATTCGTCGAGAGTG GTGTGACATGTACTTGCACGTGGTCGATCCAAAGACGCAAACAATTTCACCCATACCTCAGGTGCTCAAACTCATAGATTCAAAGTATGACTTTTTGAAGGACTATTACACGGGCTTTGCCATCGAGAATGTCGTACCTGCATACGTGGGTGTCCAAGAGGAATCCTTTGACATTGCTCTCGCGGCACTTATTGCCCTTCTCGTGGTTCTTCTCGTAGGTGCAGTTACTGTAACAGTCGTCTGTTGCTGTCTGAAACACTGGGTCATAAGTGTGCCAAATGATATTCGCAAGAAAGATGGACTTATCAAAAAGCAAATTATAGACGAATTGAACACTACGGAAAATCCACTGTGGATTGAACA GAAACTTAAACTGTACGAGGAGCAAGAATTGACGATGCAAGTCTTTAGCGAGCCGGAAGCCGGTTTAAGTACGGAAAGACGGGGAAGTAATATGAGCCTTGCAATGGGCGATACGTCGCAAGACAACACTTACGCCACGATACAGCATCCGTTGCCATCCAACAGGCACCGTTCATCAACGCCGGATTACACGACCCTTCCAGGAAATCGCAAT ATGTACGAGTCTGCGATGGGCTTTCAAGGTTCGACATTCCAGCCGGTAACGCTGTCCCAGTTGACCTTGGATAACGACGGACAACCTCAATTCGTTTCAGGGCTCGTCTAG
- the LOC100678724 gene encoding RING finger protein 212B-like produces MIIMEPALDKAVKNYKEWVRCNSCWSKIEQKEPTNFYITQCGHVYCGRCIVQAEKRCFQCGDINVISLPVREPLSPQIAHYFSDVDVLRDKAEQADIFQKNQIKLYLQRAHEVENKYQALKQEYMANADHMKKLHEKYNKLKMITLMMQKENKKLLSKSGVYTPTQYRTPPDQVNLNSSYKNDEGFRVPTITKVPKSAGYYSASSSGSNFSNYQTITPKSNYSRYSK; encoded by the exons ATGATCATAATGGAACCGGCATTAGATAAAGCTGTTAAAAATTACAAAGAATGGGTACGATGCAACTCGTGCTGGTCGAAAATAGAGCAAAAGGAACCAACAAACTTTTACATTACCCAGTGTGGACACGTCTACTGTGGTAGATGCATTGTGCAAG CTGAGAAAAGATGCTTTCAATGCGGGGATATAAACGTCATATCTTTACCTGTGAGAGAGCCTCTAAGCCCTCAAATAGCTCATTATTTTAGTGATGTTGATGTTTTACGAGACAAAGCTGAGCAGGCAGATATTTTCCAGAAGAATCAGATAAAACTTTATTTGCAAAGGGCTCATGAAGTT GAAAATAAATATCAGGCTTTAAAACAAGAATACATGGCTAATGCTGATCATATGAAAAAACTTCATgagaaatataataaattgaaGATGATTACACTTATGatgcaaaaagaaaacaagaagCTACTTTCCAAAAGTGGCGTTTACACTCC AACTCAGTATCGAACTCCACCTGATCAAGTAAATCTGAACTCGAGCTACAAAAATGATGAAGGTTTTAGGGTACCAACGATAACAAAGGTTCCTAAATCTGCAGGCTATTATTCTGCTTCTTCTAGCGgttctaatttttcaaactatCAGACAATCACACCAAAATCTAACTATTCTCGTTATTCAAAATGA
- the LOC100121397 gene encoding GPI ethanolamine phosphate transferase 3 yields MARLFGYISILFWASLSMIFGLFLFTNGFFLRRSVRTEQSNCSFTQNDLINLDDPLFAATECLKPRARVILLIVDALKYEFVTKFHDAASASTFHRNKIPIISETLQSHPKNSKLLKFIADPPTTTMQRLKSITTGTLPTFIDVHNNFAADNIVEDNFVQQNIDNGNIFMGDDTWTKLYPNKFLREYAAPSFDVSDLDTVDLEVKKWIFEEIKNKDWSLLIAHTLGVDHCGHKHGMHHPEMLRKLNETNSFIQDLIDKINEDKNDTILFVVGDHGMTESGDHGGDSADEIEAAMFVYSTLPLIDTSTNFDIEKKFIVNQIDIVPTISVILGIPIPFSNIGNLIIEALPSKPLKSYDFNFIAHSVWRNVLQVQHYIDTYSSENFLSDENKLEELKSIYNELFKKIEFVKSDSDLKDFINIADKYFTTVRRICYEVWVQFEPNLMSRGLVLFFCSMFAFYIVISGLIGKRMHSVLESSFLTCVFAAVSISLTSIFVLYWLQVLDDFENTSLFFGGLLPIICFAILLIQNWDYVSMTWYEASRQKKTLISVFSRLILLATVFGVFSNSYIIEENKILSYFLITLFCFLIYSLKTKSTTETLDKKGKGLGKSNKRILYVSMSPLLVFVICLLIRSSNYFWRYREEQKQKNEHEQDYVSFVIGKAGSIVSKDMEMIFVGIAIASLALYITVTKIWLRDCGNLSGYSPSVILARFTPGIIVVATSCFWILKLQRNSKLNPTLAQRVHALPWIVYILFANAVFLIFYRPLTVYLLPKERDSISIYQEETSVPRIYEKIKNVLYKKKSEDENEMPIVFGLGTVYSACFILLSMFLCLLYILLLGFVIAPSVILMNLVCIGLLYVSALDRIRSATNFEELLHVPNPAILCWFLIAEYFFYATGHQPSFSTIHWDAGFIGIDGSLQLNSIRAILIGMNTFGSHIILGMALPLLIFAPFTLRLVFPNLTKSAKTQWDDVKRGELVLFQNDTPFHSEVFSVAGKYILYHAVRVFVCMLAAMVHCRHLMVWKIFAPKLIFEGISFIVTVGSVLTSLLLLLRIEKRIEKLITQIT; encoded by the exons ATGGCAAGACTCTTTGGTTACATATCCATATTGTTCTGGGCCTCCTTGTCCATGATCTTTGGCCTTTTTCTCTTTACCAATGGATTTTTTCTCCGTCGAAGTGTGAGAACCGAGCAGAGTAACTGTTCTTTTACtcaaaatgatttaattaatttgGATGATCCTCTTTTCGCTGCCACCGAGTGTCTGAAGCCACGTGCACGCGTGATATTACTGATTGTAGATGCTCTCAAGTATGAATTTGTTACCAAATTTCACGATGCTGCTTCAGCATCCACTTTTCACAGAAACAAAATTCCTATTATCAGCGAAACATTGCAAAGTCATCCAAAGAATTCTAAATTGCTAAAGTTTATAGCTGATCCACCTACTACAACGATGCAAAGATTGAAAAGCATAACTACAGGAACATTGCCTACATTCATAGATGTACATAATAATTTTGCCGCAGACAATATTGTAGAAGATAATTTCGTTCAGCAGAATATAGATAATGGAAACATTTTTATGGGAGATGATACTTGGACCAAACTATATCCTAATAAATTCTTAAGAGAATATGCTGCTCCTTCATTCGATGTATCAGATCTCGATACAGTTGATCTTGAAGTTAAGAAGTGGATTTTCgaggaaattaaaaataaagattgGTCACTTTTAATAGCACACACCTTAGGTGTAGATCATTGCGGTCACAAGCATGGAATGCATCACCCAGAAATGCTAAGGAAATTGAATGAAACTAATTCTTTTATACAAGATCtcattgataaaattaatgaagACAAAAATGACACAATACTCTTTGTAGTTGGAGATCATGGCATGACTGAGAGTGGTGATCACGGTGGTGACAGTGCAGATGAGATTGAAGCAGCCATGTTCGTTTACTCAACTTTGCCACTAATAGATACAAGCACAAATTttgatattgaaaaaaaatttatagtaaACCAGATTGATATTGTTCCAACTATATCGGTTATTTTAGGGATTCCAATACCATTTTCAAATATTGGAAATTTGATTATTGAAGCATTACCAAGCAAGCCTTTAAAGTcgtatgattttaattttatcgcgCATTCTGTATGGCGTAATGTATTACAAGTCCAGCATTACATAGATACTTATTCatctgaaaattttctttctgaTGAAAATAAGCTAGAAGAATTGAAGAGTATATATAATGAACTTTTTAAGAAGATAGAGTTTGTTAAAAGTGATAGTGACTtgaaagattttataaatatagctgataagtattttacaaCAGTGCGAAGAATTTGTTACGAAGTATGGGTGCAATTTGAGCCTAATTTAATGTCAAGAGGTCTAGTTTTATTCTTCTGCTCAATGTTTGCATTTTACATAGTGATTAGTGGATTGATAGGAAAAAGAATGCATTCAGTATTAGAATCTTCTTTTTTGACTTGTGTATTCGCTGCAGTCTCAATAAGTTTGACATCGATTTTTGTACTGTATTGGCTGCAAGTGTTAGatgactttgaaaatacaTCACTCTTCTTTGGTGGTCTGCTTCCAATCATTTGTTTTGCAATTTTACTAATTCAAAATTGGGATTATGTTTCAATGACATGGTATGAAGCATCTCGACAGAAGAAAACTTTAATAAGTGTTTTTTCAAGACTGATTTTATTAGCAACAGTTTTTGGTGTATTTTCAAACAGTTACATCattgaagaaaataaaattttatcctACTTTCTCATAACACTGTTTTGTTTTCTCATTTACTCTTTGAAAACTAAGAGTACTACTGAGACTTTAGATAAAAAAGGGAAAGGTTTGGGAAAGTCAAACAAGAGGATACTCTACGTTTCTATGTCACCATTGCTAGTCTTTGTTATTTGCTTACTAATTAGAAGTTCAAACTACTTTTGGAGGTATAGGGAAGAGCAGAAACAGAAGAATGAACACGAACAAGATTATGTTAGCTTTGTTATTGGAAAAGCAGGGTCAATTGTTTCAAAAGACATGGAAATGATTTTTGTTGGTATTGCCATTGCATCACTTGCTCTATACATCACAGTAACGAAAATTTGGCTTCGCGATTGCGGAAATTTATCCGGATATTCTCCAAGTGTGATCTTAGCCAGATTTACTCCAGGGATCATAGTTGTTGCTACTTCATGCTTTTGGATCCTGAAATTGCAACGAAATTCTAAACTGAATCCTACTCTTGCACAACGCGTACATGCATTGCCATGGATTGTTTACATACTTTTTGCAAACGCTGTATTCTTAATATTTTATCGTCCATTAACAGTTTATTTACTTccaaaagagagagacagtaTAAGCATTTACCAAGAGGAAACTTCGGTACCAaggatttatgaaaaaataaaaaatgttctatACAAAAAGAAGAGCGAAGACGAAAATGAAATGCCAATAGTTTTTGGACTGGGAACAGTTTACAGCGCATGTTTTATTTTACTCAGCATGTTTTTATGCCTATTATACATTTTACTACTTGGATTTGTAATAGCTCCAAGTGTAATTTTGATGAATCTAGTATGCATAGGATTATTGTATGTTAGTGCTCTGGATAGAATTCGCAGTGCTACGAATTTTG aggAACTTTTGCATGTTCCAAATCCAGCTATCTTATGTTGGTTTCTCATTGCTGAGTATTTCTTCTATGCCACTGGTCATCAACCAAGTTTTTCAACAATCCACTGGGATGCTGGATTTATAGGAATTGATGGTTCATTACAACTGAACTCAATTCGAGCAATACTCATTG GAATGAACACATTTGGTTCGCACATAATCCTAGGAATGGCGCTTCCCCTTCTCATATTTGCGCCATTTACATTGCGCTTGGTTTTCCCTAATTTAACAAAATCTGCAAAGACTCAATGGGATGACGTGAAACGAGGTGAACTTGTTTTGTTTCAAAATGATACCCCATTTCATTCTGAAGTCTTCTCTGTAGCTGggaaatacattttatatcaTGCAGTTAGA GTGTTTGTATGCATGCTTGCTGCTATGGTGCATTGTAGGCATCTCATGGTCTGGAAGATTTTTGCTCCAAAACTTATTTTCGAAGGAATAAGTTTTATTGTTACAGTTGGTAGTGTTTTAACGtcgttattgttattgttgagAATTGAGAAACGCATTGAAAAACTAATTACTCAAATTACTTGA